ATACTTTATCCAACTCAATACCCTTTTCTGCTATTACCTTATATAATATTTGGTAAAGAGGCAGTGCATAAAAAAATGAACATCCTTGTCTTTAATTTATCCTTGTGCATTTTTCTATTAGAATTTTCGGGTTGTTTTGATTTTATAAATAGCTTAAGTGAATATCAATCTTATATCTAACATTTACGATATAATTATTTAAATTTCGAAAAATCGGAAAAAACCATTTATATTAGCAGCTCTATTTAATATAGCTATCAAAGTTACTTGTTAATATCTTAATATTATGACAAAGCGCTTATCCCCCCCCTTAACATAGGAGGACAAAGACACTTCTACCTGAATAATTTAAACTTGCAGCTATCTAATTGTATCATTGAATAAATGAGACTTATGGGCTATATTGAAAAGTCGGAAAAACTAGATTTTCTACTTGAAATAATAAAGAAAGGTAATTGTGGAAATGCTGCCTGTATGGCTGATCCAGAATGTGCTTTATTGTGCATGATTCTTGGCCCGGAGTGCGCAGCATCTGTTGCCATAGGTTGTTATATTTCAGTTAATAATGGAACTGCAGGTCATTGATTATCATTAAATGTGAAATCGGGTGGAGGCTTAACTCCTCCCTAAATTTTGGCCGATTATGATTAGAATCGAAAGCTTATCAAAGTCGTATGGATCGAAGAAGATATTTAGTCAATTATCTTTAGAAGTAAAAAAAGGTACCTTGGTGGTGATTTCTGGTTCAAATGGATGCGGAAAATCAAGCCTGCTTCTTTTAATTGCAGGGTTAACAACAAAGGATTGTGGCAGCATTTCTGTTTGTGGGTCAGACAACCCAATTGATTATAATGCTTTTTGTTCCTATCATTTTTCTGAAAGTATTTATTTTGATAACCGATCCGTTATTACGAACATCAAATTAATAAGCATATTATCCAAAACACCCTTAATAACTTTCATTAAAGAATTAGAAGATTTTGGGGTAATCGATTTAAGGAAAAAAGTTACAGAATTGTCTTCAGGAATGAAGCAAAAAATGAAGATAGCTATTGCTATCTGTAAAAAAGCAGAAGTTTACTTTTTTGATGAACCTACCTCAAACCTTGATGAGCATTCAGTTTTCGTTTTTATTGAAAAGATTAAAACCTTGATAAGAAACGGGTCAACCGTTGTAATAACAAGTCATAATATTGAACATTTTTTGTCTTTAAATCCCAAACATTTAGAATTTAATAACATCGCAAAGTTAAAATAGTATGAGGTACGCGTTCATTAAATATTTTGACAAATCAAAAGTTGTAATATTAATAGTTTATTGCATTTATTTATCATTTACCTTGATTTCAATTTACATACCTTTTAGTTTAGATGTAAAAATGTTTAAAGGTACTTTGACAGACCAGTCGATATCATCCCTCATCTCTATTCTTTCATTTACAATGTCTATATTGATATTATATCAATATACAAATGAGATAAAAGACAATAATTTCAGTTTATATATATGCTATAGCAAGAGCCCAAAATTTGTTTTAACTGACTTTGTCCTGACTTATACTTTATCACTGTTTATATTTATGCCTCCTGGTATATTGTTGGTGGGTGGATTACACACAATAACCAATACTGAATATTTATCGTCATACACCATTCTTGAGATAATGTATTCTGGCATAACGAGTACTTTTTTTTATTCCTTGCTTTCATTCCTTTTATGCTTCATCATTGAAAAATACCTTGTCTCATTCATACTTATTGTAATTATTAAAGTGATTGAAAATATTGTATACTTAAGATACTTCATCAAAACATCTGAGGATATTATTTTATATCTTCCTTTAAATGGAATAACAAAAGTCAAGTATTTTCATCAACATATGGAGTGCATATTGCCCTTAGTTTATATTATAATTATTTCTATATTTTTATACTTAATTGTTATAAAGCATTTCAAAAAACCTGAAATAAGGATAGATAGAGCAGGAATCTAATAATAATGAATTTTAAATTCCATATAAAATCCTGAGCCAATGATAAAGAACCTTCTTGGTTGTGAAGCTGGCATATTATTTAACAATGCTTTTTAAATAAACACCAGCACTTTACTAACTTATTGATTCTATAAAGCTCCTCCCATTTTTCCTGCATGGTTTAAGCACATTTGTATGATCGCATCTTCTCGCAAAGGTGATGATGGCATAAACAGCCTGACAGAATTAACAACTAAACCCCAATAGGTTAATATAGATCCGCCAATTTCATGGCCTTATCCACTTTTATCCCCTTTTCCGTTCTGACTAAAGTGCAGCATTCTGTATATAAATCATGTTCAAAAAACAATACATAGCCTTTGTCAACTGCTTCTTCCAGAAAACTTTCCTTTTCATCTAATGTAATCAGCGGGCGGGTATCGTAACTCATCACCCAGGGCAGGGGTAAGTGGGCCGTGGTTGGCAGCAGGTCGCTGGTAAAAACAATGGTTTTGCCTTTATAACTGATAAGCGGAATTGCCTGTCCTTCAGTATGCCCGTTGTAAAATCGCACTTCAATACCAGGGAATAATTCGCCCGGATAGTCAAAAACCTTTAGTTTTCCGCTTTCTTCAATAGGCCTGATATTTTCTTTCAGAAATGAAGCACTTTCGCGTCGGTTGGCATGCATGGCCCATTCCCATTGTGATGCACTAATCCAGTATGTTGCATTAGGGAATGTTGGCTCAAACCCACTCCGGTCAGAATTGTATTTTACACTTCCTCCGGCATGATCAAAATGCAGGTGTGTAAGAAACATATCCGTAATATCTTCAGGCTTGTAACCCACGGCAGCCAATGATTTAAGCAGAGTATCGTCACCGTTAAGGTTGTAATGACTGAAAAATTTCTCACTCTGCTTATCGCCAATGCCATTGTTGATCAGGATTTTACGGTCTCCATTAACCACCAGCAGGCAGCGCATTGCCAGGTTAATCAGGTTGTTTTCATCGGCAGGGTAGTGTTTACTCCATAATGATTTTGGAACCACACCAAACATAGCTCCGCCATCAAGTTTCAGATTTCCTGTCGGAATTGCAAATAGTTGCATAATTTAATACTTTAGCCTGATTAACAAGCGTAAGGGTGGTTTTGTTGAAATTTTAAGAACATAACAGGCAACATCATGAAGAGGTTAAGGATTGGAATATTTTTGCTGATTTTGAGTTTTACGGCCTCTGCGCAACATTATTTTGAAACACAGGAAGCAAAGCTGAAGCGATGTATTGTGCTGATGAATCCTACGATTAATAATCTGAAAACGATGTTCTTTCTTATTGATAACCGGATTTTTGATTTACCAGATCATTACAATCTTGTAGGGTTTTATCATCAGGCACAGGCCTATGATTTTAATCAATCGCTCGATTTTATCGTTGCTTCAGGCCGGAGTAATGTGTTTTTGCAGGTTTGTGAAGATAATACCGGACCCGCTGTTTATGGCGATAACCCTTGCAGCGATGATTTTCGGGTTGTTTTTACCGGCTCTGACGGTGTTGTTTTTTTTGGCGGACCTGACATCCCTCCCGTTTTGTACGGAAGTAAAACAAATCTCCTTACTGTTGTTTCAGATTATTACCGTCATACTTTTGAGGCTTCGTTTTTGTTTCATCTGCTAGGCGGTTATCAGAGCGAAAGTGTACCGTTGCTCGAACAAAAACCGGAATACAAAATTCTGGGCATTTGTTTGGGAATGCAAACCATAAATGTAGCTACCGGAGGAACGCTGATACAGGATATACCGACCGAAATTTACCATCAAAAAACAGTTGATGAAGTACTGGCCGCCGCTGAAGATAGCCGCCACAGAAATTACTATACAAATTACGGCACCGACGAAGAACTAATTTGGGGCCATTTTCACAAAATTAGTATAACTGCTTCCGGCCGGCTTCAATCAATTCTGAATGGCTCTGATAGCCTGCCTTTTGTGCTGAGCAGTCATCATCAGGGAGCCGACCGGCTGGGTAAGGGGCTTTTGGTCGCAGCTACCAGCACTGACGGTAAAATTGTGGAAGCCCTGATACATGACCGGTATCCGAATGTGCTCGGGGTGCAGTTTCATCCGGAACCGATGTTTCTTTATCAACAGGATTACACATTCAAAAGTGTACCAAATCAGACCGAACCGGACACATATATTGGCCTTTATGGAGGTGAAAAAGGTGAAACATTTAACAGGAATATCTGGAAATGGTTGGCAGATGGTTTATGGCAGGAATGATAAAGCTCAAAGTAAACCAGCGGTTTTCGGCTATGAGTGGTGTTGTAATTGAAAACACATCAAAGCATGAAAACAGTTTACCCTGAGCTTTATACCCCGAAGCTAAAGAAGCTAGTTATTTATATTCTTTCACTTCAACTTCACCATTAAGCACCATAAGGCCATTGATAGCCAGTGCGCGCATTTCATCTTCACCCGGATAAACATGCACGGGAGCGATTTTGTAAACGCGTTCAATTATTTGGTTAACGAACCATTTGCCGTGTGCAATACCACCTGTAATAAGGATGCCATCTACTTCGCCTTTCAAAACGGTGCTCATGGCTCCTATAGCTTTGGCAACCTGATAGGCCATGGCTTCGAAAATAAATTTAGCATATTCATCGCCGGCTTCAGCGCGTTTTTCAACTTCATACGCACTGTTGGTTCCCAGAAAAGCAGTCATTCCACCTTTGCCTTTGATCATCTGCAGAATTTCCTTTTGTGTGAATTTTCCGCTGAAGCAGGTGCGTACCAAATCTGCTGACGGGAGAGTACCACTGCGTTCGGGTGAAAACGGGCCTTCGCCGTCGAGTGCCTGGTTTACATCTACTACCATCCCTTTTTTATGAGCTCCAACGCTGATTCCTCCACCAAGATGCACCACAATCAGATTTAAATCCTCATACCTGCGCATGATCGATTTGGCATGCTGGCGGGCTGTGGCTTTCTGGTTGAGTGCATGAAAAATAGATTTGCGTTCAAATTCAGGGTGACCTGAAATGCGGGCAAGAGGTTCCAGTTCATCAACCACTACTGGGTCGGCAATAAATGCACGTGCATTGGGCAGGCTTTTGGCGATGTCATCGGCAATAAATCCACCAAGGTTGCTGGCATGCTCGCCCATCGGACTGTTGGCCATATCAGCTTTCATGGCTTCGTTTACTTCGTATACGCCTGATGGAATGGGCTTTGTAAGTCCTCCACGTCCAACTACAGCGCGTATATTCTCCAGCTCAATTCCGGCTTCCTCCAGTTGTTTATATATAATTTCTTTACGAAATGCGTATTGGTCAGTTACTTTCTCGAATTTGGAAAGTTCGTCAGTTGAATGCGTAATGGTGCGGACAAAAATCGGGTTGGCGCCACTGAAAACAGCAATTTTTGTGGACGTTGATCCCGGATTGATAGCCAGTATGCGGAGTTCTTCCATTTTTCTGTTGTCTTTTAATTGGTTGATTACTTCGCAATCATTGCTGCCAGGGCAATGCTGTACAATTTGGTCTGGGCACTGTCGCCACGTGATGATAAAACACATGGAACACGTGCTCCGGCAACAAATGCCCCGAGCTCAGCTCCGGCCAGTTTGGTGTTGGTTTTATAAAATACGTTTCCGGCTTCAATATTCGGAAATAGCAGACAGTCGGCGTCTCCGGCTACCGGGCCGCTTAGTTTCTTGATTTCAGCCGATTCTTTATCAATGGCAGCATCCAGCGCAAGCGGACCGTCAACATATGCACCGTTTATCTGACCACGGTCAGCCATTTTTGAAAGCAATGCAGCATCAACACATGAAGGCATGCCGGCAAGAACCTGCTCAGAAGCTGTAATAACAGCTACCTTGGGTTTTTCAATTCCCAGGGCTTTGGCCGTATTAACCAAATAGTTGAGGATGGCAATTTTTTGTTTGAATTCAGGCAATGGGATAATAGCAACATCACCAACTATCAGAAGTTTGTGGTAAAGCGGGTTTTCCATAACCGTAACGTGGCTCAATACTGCTCCCGGATCCATCAAGCCTGTTTCTTTATTCAGAATGGCTCTCATGTATTTATCGGTGCTCACCAAACCCTTCATCAGAAGGTCTCCCTC
This region of Lentimicrobiaceae bacterium genomic DNA includes:
- the buk gene encoding butyrate kinase codes for the protein MEELRILAINPGSTSTKIAVFSGANPIFVRTITHSTDELSKFEKVTDQYAFRKEIIYKQLEEAGIELENIRAVVGRGGLTKPIPSGVYEVNEAMKADMANSPMGEHASNLGGFIADDIAKSLPNARAFIADPVVVDELEPLARISGHPEFERKSIFHALNQKATARQHAKSIMRRYEDLNLIVVHLGGGISVGAHKKGMVVDVNQALDGEGPFSPERSGTLPSADLVRTCFSGKFTQKEILQMIKGKGGMTAFLGTNSAYEVEKRAEAGDEYAKFIFEAMAYQVAKAIGAMSTVLKGEVDGILITGGIAHGKWFVNQIIERVYKIAPVHVYPGEDEMRALAINGLMVLNGEVEVKEYK
- a CDS encoding MBL fold metallo-hydrolase — translated: MQLFAIPTGNLKLDGGAMFGVVPKSLWSKHYPADENNLINLAMRCLLVVNGDRKILINNGIGDKQSEKFFSHYNLNGDDTLLKSLAAVGYKPEDITDMFLTHLHFDHAGGSVKYNSDRSGFEPTFPNATYWISASQWEWAMHANRRESASFLKENIRPIEESGKLKVFDYPGELFPGIEVRFYNGHTEGQAIPLISYKGKTIVFTSDLLPTTAHLPLPWVMSYDTRPLITLDEKESFLEEAVDKGYVLFFEHDLYTECCTLVRTEKGIKVDKAMKLADLY
- a CDS encoding ABC transporter ATP-binding protein: MIRIESLSKSYGSKKIFSQLSLEVKKGTLVVISGSNGCGKSSLLLLIAGLTTKDCGSISVCGSDNPIDYNAFCSYHFSESIYFDNRSVITNIKLISILSKTPLITFIKELEDFGVIDLRKKVTELSSGMKQKMKIAIAICKKAEVYFFDEPTSNLDEHSVFVFIEKIKTLIRNGSTVVITSHNIEHFLSLNPKHLEFNNIAKLK
- a CDS encoding bifunctional enoyl-CoA hydratase/phosphate acetyltransferase, with the protein product MAITKLDQMFEVLKSKTKKRLVAAYANDSHTIEAVSEAVDKGIIDGILVGDEQTMRKVCTELGVDAGKFRLVHEPNEAKAAAVAVKLVNSGEGDLLMKGLVSTDKYMRAILNKETGLMDPGAVLSHVTVMENPLYHKLLIVGDVAIIPLPEFKQKIAILNYLVNTAKALGIEKPKVAVITASEQVLAGMPSCVDAALLSKMADRGQINGAYVDGPLALDAAIDKESAEIKKLSGPVAGDADCLLFPNIEAGNVFYKTNTKLAGAELGAFVAGARVPCVLSSRGDSAQTKLYSIALAAMIAK
- a CDS encoding gamma-glutamyl-gamma-aminobutyrate hydrolase family protein (Members of this family of hydrolases with an active site Cys residue belong to MEROPS family C26.), coding for MKRLRIGIFLLILSFTASAQHYFETQEAKLKRCIVLMNPTINNLKTMFFLIDNRIFDLPDHYNLVGFYHQAQAYDFNQSLDFIVASGRSNVFLQVCEDNTGPAVYGDNPCSDDFRVVFTGSDGVVFFGGPDIPPVLYGSKTNLLTVVSDYYRHTFEASFLFHLLGGYQSESVPLLEQKPEYKILGICLGMQTINVATGGTLIQDIPTEIYHQKTVDEVLAAAEDSRHRNYYTNYGTDEELIWGHFHKISITASGRLQSILNGSDSLPFVLSSHHQGADRLGKGLLVAATSTDGKIVEALIHDRYPNVLGVQFHPEPMFLYQQDYTFKSVPNQTEPDTYIGLYGGEKGETFNRNIWKWLADGLWQE